The following are encoded together in the Peromyscus leucopus breed LL Stock chromosome 1, UCI_PerLeu_2.1, whole genome shotgun sequence genome:
- the Plcb3 gene encoding LOW QUALITY PROTEIN: 1-phosphatidylinositol 4,5-bisphosphate phosphodiesterase beta-3 (The sequence of the model RefSeq protein was modified relative to this genomic sequence to represent the inferred CDS: inserted 1 base in 1 codon), translating to MGRGASSRNLVTLRVDPNGFFLYWTGPNMEVDTLDISSIRDTRTGRYARLPKDPKIREVLGFGGPDARLEEKLMTVVAGPDPVNTTFLNFMAVQDDTVKVWSEELFKLAMNILAQNASRNTFLRKAYTKLKLQVNQDGRIPVKNILKMFSADKKRVETALESCGLNFNRSESIRPDEFSLEIFERFLNKLCLRPDIDKILLEIGAKGKPYLTLEQLMDFINQKQRDPRLNEVLYPPLRPSQARLLIEKYEPNQQFLERDQMSMEGFSRYLGGEENGILPLEALDLSMDMTQPLSAYFINSSHNTYLTAGQLAGTSSVEMYRQALLWGCRCVELDVWKGRPPEEEPFITHGFTMTTEVPLRDVLEAIAETAFKTSPYPVILSFENHVDSAKQQAKMAEYCRSIFGDALLIDPLDKYPLSAGVPLPSPQDLMGRILVKNKKRHRPSTGVPDSSIRKRPLEQSNSALSESSAATEPSSPQLGSPSSDSCPGLSNGEEXGLEKTSLEAQKSLGEEGLSRGPNVLIPADREDEEEDEEEEETDPKKPTTDEGTASSEVNATEEMSTLVNYIEPVKFKSFEAARKRNKCFEMSSFVETKAMEQLTKSPMEFVEYNKQQLSRIYPKGTRVDSSNYMPQLFWNVGCQLVALNFQTLDMPMQLNAGVFEYNGRSGYLLKPEFMRRPDKSFDPFTEVIVDGIVANALRVKVISGQFLSDRKVGIYVEVDMFGLPVDTRRKYRTRTSQGNSFNPVWDEEPFDFPKVVLPTLASLRIAAFEEGGRFVGHRILPVSAIRSGYHYVCLRNEANQPLCLPALLIYTEASDYIPDDHQDYAEALINPIKHVSLMDQRAKQLAALIGESEAQTSTETCQEAPSQQPGSQLLPNPTPNPLDASPRWPPGPTTSPTSTSLSSPGQRDDLIASILSEVTPTPLEELRNHKSMVKLRSRQERDLRELHKKHQRKAVALTRRLLDGLAQARAEGRCRPAPSAPGRATNVEDIKEEEEEAKQYREFQNRQVQSLLELREAQADAETERRLEHLRQGQQRLREVVLDAHTTQFKRLKELNEREKKELQKILDRKRNNSISEAKTREKHKKEVELTEINRRHITESVNSIRRLEEAQKQRHERLLAGQQQVLQQLVEEEPKLLAQLTQECQEQRERLPQEIRRCLLGETSSEGLGDGPLVACASNGHAPGSGGHLSGADSESQEENTQL from the exons GAGCCTCCAGTAGGAACTTGGTGACCCTGCGTGTGGATCCCAATGGTTTCTTCTTGTACTGGACGGGACCCAACATG GAGGTGGACACCCTGGACATCAGCTCCATCAGGGACACACGGACAGGTCGTTATGCCCGCCTGCCCAAG GACCCCAAGATTCGGGAAGTCCTGGGCTTTGGGGGCCCTGATGCCCGGCTGGAGGAGAAGCTGATGACGGTGGTGGCTGGGCCGGACCCAGTCAACACCACATTCCTGAACTTCATGGCCGTGCAGGATGACACAGTCAAG GTCTGGTCAGAGGAGTTGTTCAAACTGGCTATGAACATACTGGCTCAGAACGCCTCCCGGAACACCTTCCTGCGGAAAGC ATATACAAAGCTGAAGCTGCAGGTGAACCAGGATGGACGGATTCCAGTCAAGAA CATTCTGAAGATGTTCTCAGCAGACAAGAAGCGGGTGGAGACTGCGCTGGAGTCCTGTGGCCTCAACTTCAACCGG AGTGAGTCCATCCGGCCTGATGAGTTTTCCTTGGAGATCTTTGAGCGGTTCTTGAACAAGCTGTGTCTGCGACCGGATATTGACAAGATCCTGCTCGAGAT AGGTGCCAAGGGCAAGCCGTACCTCACTCTGGAGCAGCTCATGGACTTTATCAACCAGAAGCAAAGAGACCCAAGACTCAATGAAGTTCTGTACCCGCCACTGCGGCCCTCACAGGCTCGGTTGCTCATCGAGAAATATGAGCCTAACCAACAGTTCCTGGAGCGAG ACCAGATGTCTATGGAGGGCTTCAGCCGCtacctgggaggagaggagaacgGCATCCTGCCGCTGGAGGCCCTGGATCTGAGCATGGACATGACGCAGCCACTGAGTGCATACTTCATCAACTCTTCACATAATACCTATCTCACTG CGGGCCAGCTGGCCGGAACGTCGTCGGTGGAGATGTACCGCCAGGCGCTGCTGTGGGGTTGCCGCTGTGTGGAGCTGGACGTATGGAAGGGACGGCCCCCCGAGGAGGAGCCCTTCATTACGCATGGTTTCACCATGACCACCGAGGTGCCGTTACGGGACGTGCTGGAGGCCATTGCTGAGACAGCCTTCAAGACCTCACCCTACCCGGTCATCCTCTCCTTCGAGAACCATGTAGACTC GGCAAAGCAGCAGGCCAAGATGGCTGAGTACTGCCGCTCTATCTTCGGGGACGCGTTGCTCATTGACCCACTGGATAAGTACCCG CTATCTGCGGGCGTCCCCCTGCCTAGTCCACAGGACCTGATGGGCCGCATCCTGGTGAAGAACAAGAAGAGACATCGGCCCAGCACAGGCGTCCCTGACAGCTCCATTCGCAAGAGGCCGCTGGAGCAGAGCAACTCAGCTCTGAGCGAGAGCTCAGCCGCCACAGAGCCCTCCTCACCCCAGCTAG GGTCCCCCAGCTCAGACAGCTGCCCCGGCCTAAGCAATGGGGAGG ATGGACTTGAGAAGACCAGCCTGGAGGCCCAGAAGTCTCTGGGTGAGGAGGGCCTCAGCCGGGGACCCAATGTTCTCATACCTGCTGACCGAGAGGacgaggaagaagatgaagaagaggaggaaacagatCCAAAAAAACCCACTACGGATGAG GGCACAGCCAGCAGTGAGGTCAATGCCACCGAGGAGATGTCGACACTTGTCAACTACATTGAGCCTGTCAAGTTCAAGTCTTTTGAGGCTGCTCGAA AAAGGAACAAGTGCTTCGAGATGTCATCCTTTGTGGAGACCAAGGCCATGGAACAGCTGACCAAGAGTCCCATGGAGTTTGTGGA ATACAACAAACAGCAGCTTAGCCGCATCTATCCCAAGGGCACCCGTGTGGACTCTTCCAACTACATGCCTCAGCTCTTTTGGAATGTGGGTTGCCAGCTTGTTGCCCTCAACTTCCAGACCTTGG ACATGCCAATGCAGCTCAACGCAGGCGTGTTTGAGTACAACGGGCGCAGCGGGTACTTGCTCAAGCCCGAGTTCATGCGGCGGCCGGACAAGTCCTTTGACCCCTTTACTGAGGTCATTGTCGATGGCATCGTAGCCAACGCCTTGCGGGTCAAG GTGATTTCGGGGCAGTTCCTGTCTGACAGGAAGGTGGGCATCTACGTCGAAGTGGACATGTTTGGCCTCCCGGTGGACACGAGGCGCAAATACCGCACCAGGACGTCTCAGGGGAACTCGTTCAACCCTGTGTGGGATGAAGAGCCCTTCGATTTCCCCAAG GTTGTGCTGCCCACGCTGGCCTCGCTTCGCATTGCAGCCTTTGAGGAGGGTGGCAGATTCGTTGGGCACCGCATCCTTCCTGTCTCGGCCATCCGCTCGG GATACCACTATGTCTGCCTGCGAAATGAGGCCAACCAGCCGTTGTGTCTGCCTGCCCTGCTTATCTACACTGAAGCTTCTGACTATATCCCCGATGACCACCAGG ACTATGCAGAGGCCCTGATTAACCCCATCAAGCATGTCAGCCTGATGGACCAGCGGGCCaagcagctggctgctctcatTGGGGAGAGTGAG GCTCAGACCAGCACAGAGACATGTCAGGAGGCGCCGTCTCAACAGCCAGGGTCACAGCTCTTGCCCAACCCCACACCTAACCCACTGGATGCTTCGCCTCGATGGCCCCCAGGTCCTACCACCTCCCCCACTAGCACCTCCCTCAGTAGCCCAG GGCAACGAGATGATTTGATTGCCAGCATCCTCTCTG AGGTGACGCCTACCCCTCTGGAGGAGCTCCGAAACCACAAGTCTATGGTGAAGCTCCGGAGCCGGCAGGAGCGAGACCTGAGGGAGCTGCATAAAAAGCACCAGCGCAAGGCTGTGGCCCTCACCCGCCGCCTTCTGGATGGCTTGGCTCAGGCCAGGGCTGAGGGCAGGTGCCGGCCCGCCCCCAGTGCTCC AGGCAGAGCTACCAATGTGGAGGACattaaggaggaggaagaggaggccaaGCAGTACCGAGAGTTCCAGAACCGACAGGTGCAGAGCCTGCTGGAGCTGAGGGAGGCCCAGGCAGATGCAGAAACTGAGCGGAGGCTGGAGCACCTGAGACAG GGTCAGCAGCGGCTCAGGGAGGTTGTCCTGGATGCACACACAACCCAGTTCAAGAGACTGAAGGAGCTGAATGAAAG GGAGAAGAAGGAGCTGCAGAAGATCCTGGACAGGAAGCGCAACAACAGTATCTCAGAGGCCAAGACAAGGGAGAAACATAAGAAGGAAGT GGAGCTGACAGAGATTAATCGGCGGCACATCACGGAGTCAGTCAACTCCATCAGACGG CTAGAAGAGGCCCAGAAGCAGCGCCATGAGCGCCTCCTGGCAGGGCAGCAGCAAGTCCTCCAGCAGCTAGTGGAAGAGGAGCCCAAG CTGCTGGCCCAGCTGACCCAGGAGTGTCAAGAACAACGAGAGAGGTTGCCCCAGGAGATCCGCCGATGCCTGCTGGGCGAGACATCATCGGAAGGGCTTGGGGACGGCCCCCTGGTGGCTTGTGCCAGCAATGGTCATGCACCTGGGAGTGGCGGGCACCTGTCTGGCGCTGACTCGGAGAGCCAGGAGGAGAACACCCAGCTCTAA